Part of the Nitrospinota bacterium genome is shown below.
TTCCCATGCAGGGAAAGCTGGACTCTCTAAATGCTGCTGCGGCCAGTGCGGTGATTTTTTACGAAATCTCCAGACAAAAAAAGAAGCCCCTCTTACCTCGCCAAAAAACCAACTCCTGATTGCTAACAAAAAAAAGCGGTGAGAAACCCTGAGGTTTTTCACCGCTTGAAGATCCTGCAAGCTCTCTACCTTACATTGAAAAGGTTCGTCGTCTTCTAAGAGCCGCTTTTCTTTTCTTTTTAGCCTCTTTCTGTTTGCGCTTCTTCTTGACGGAAGGCTTTTCATAAAACCTTCTTCGCTTTAGTTCTTTCAGCAGTCCTTCTTTCGTCATTTGCCGCTTAAGCACTTTCAAGGCTTTTTCGACCTGATTTTGATAGACTATTACTTCCAAAAAATATTACCCCCCCCCTATTGTTTTATTTGGTCCGTAAAATTCATTTCCGTTTGTTTATTTCGAGCTGTAATATCGCACTCCCTTTGAACAGAAAAAGGGAAATCGAACCCCTCAAAAGCTAAAGACTCCTGCGGGAAACGTTGTAATTTTAGCAAATTTCAGATTATGAATTTATTTTTTATGAATGTCAATACCTAAATAACTGAAAATTAATCCTTCCTCGCAAACCCGGAAAACAGGCTGTTTGACTGGCCCCAAAGATTATGTATATTGGTCGCATACAAATAAAATTTCATAACAACTCGATGCAAAGGGTTTCATGAATCAAACTCCTGTCCATCTCGCCATCAAAATCACCCTGGGCGCCCTGTTTCTGTTCTGGTTGCTGTCCTATACCCAAAGTGCGAAAGCAGAGGAATACGCCGTTCCTCATTCGGGGTCTCCCTACCGGGATGTGAATCAGCTGGAGATAGATCAAATCCTGCATATTCCCACCGGAATTGCTGTGACTAAGGATCAGATGATTGAGGCTATTTCCGGGTCTCGCGTCATTTACATCGGAGAAACCCACGATAACCTGGAAGCGCATCGCGCCCAACTGGAAGTGCTTGAGCAACTGACCAAAAAATTTCCTGGGAAAATCACCGTTGGTATGGAAATGTTTCGCCGCTCGGCTCAGCCCGACCTGGACCGTTGGCATCGGGGCGATTTGCCGCAACCTGAGTTTAAAAAACTGTTTCAAGCCAATTGGGGGCCGGGATACGCGCTTTACCAGCCACTCTTTGATTTTGCCAGGGAAAACTCCATTCCCATCATCGGACTCAAATCTTCAAGAGAAACAGAAGACCGATTTCGCAAAAGGGAATCGAACACCGATTCTGAGAATTTTCCCGAGCTGGACGAAAATGACATTTACCACAAATCTTTTTCCATGTCGATCTTTGGCGGCCATAACGATCACGCCGAAGCTCTGATTAAACCCTACCAGATGCTGCTTCTCTGGGAAGAGACGATGGCCCGGACGGTTGCCGATTTCCTGCAAGATGAGGCCACCCGCGACTCGAAGCTGGTGGTCCTCGCCGGAGGGTTCCATGTGCAATACGGGTTTGGAATTCCCAAGAGAGCTTTTCGCCGGATTCCACACGCCTACTCCATCATCCTTCCCACGGTGACTGAATTGCCGGAGGAACTCAAGGATCGGGAAATGCAGGTAAAACATGTCTCCATCCCCCTCTATTCGGCAGATTACGCCTGGAGGCTGGAGTACAAGGTATTGCCTGACAACAAGGTAAAACTGGGTGTTCAGCTCAAGGAGAAAGACTCAGGGGTCAACGTTGTGCATGTGGGGGAAAATTCCAACGCCCAACAGGCCGGAATCCAGGTGGGCGATGTGCTTTTGGCCATAAATGGAAAAAACCTTGCAGGAGTCGATGACCTGATCGGCCGACTGCAAACCTTCAACCTTGGCGATCGTGCAGTGGTTCGTCTTAAGCGTGGAGAAGAGGAGTTGGAAGTGGACATCCTGTTGCAGGGAGCCAATCCCTGAAAATTACTCATTGATTACTGTTCTTTCAGAGACTCGATCAGAGATTGCATGTCGTTATCGCCTGTGAGTTTCAGGAAGATTTCTTCCAGGTCGCCATGTTCCTGCTGAGCCTGTTTTCGTAAATCCTCCACAGAGCCATCCGAAAGCATTTTCCCTTTAAGGATGATCCCCACCCGATGGCACATGGCCTCCGCGATTCCCAAAGAATGGGTGGACATGAACAAAGTGGTGCCTTCCTGGCATAAGTCGCGAAATAGATCCTTTACCTGCCGCGCGCCTCTGGGGTCCAGCCCCACCATCGGCTCGTCCACAACGACAATTTCAGGGGAGTGAATTAAGGCTCCGGAAATAACCAACTTCTGCTTCATGCCGTGGGAATAACCTTCTATCAATTCGTGGGCAACATCTTTCAGGTCAAAAAATTCCAGGAACTTCATGGCGCGGGACCGGACGATTTTTTTTTCAATGGAATACAAATCGGCGATGAATTCCAGATATTCCATGCCGGTCAGCTTCTCGTAAATATACGGACGGTCGGGAATATAACCCACCATTGCCTTCGCCTTGACAGGGTCCTCATGGATATTCACGCCGCCAAGGGTGATGGAACCGCTGGAGGGTTTTAAAAGACCCATCAACAGTTTGATGGTCGTGGTTTTCCCTGCGCCGTTCGGCCCCAGAAACCCAAACAACTGGCCTTTGGGAACTTCCAGATTCAAGTGGTCCACCGCCACAACGGATTGATACTTTTTTACCAGATTTTCAATTTTAATCACAAATTCGCTCTTTTATTTGGGTGTTATCGGATCAAAAATGTTTCCATCCCCGCTCGGGCAACCGGAACCGCATCGAGCCCTGTCACATCTGCCGCGGGCGGCCCCTTTCCACACCATTCGATGAACTTGTCCAGGTTTTTCCGATCCCCTTGGGCATGAATTTCCACCGTTCCATCGGGGCAGTTTCGGACCCAACCGACAAGCTTCAATTCCAGGGCACGGACCCTGGCACTGTTGCGGTAGCATACGCCCTGTACCCGACCACAGACGACAATATGAACTGCATCAATATCCATCGATAGGAAGTTATTTTTTGTGGCGGGGTTGCTCGAAGAGATGCTGAACCTCCCGGTAGACTCCAAACTTGGACCCATCAGTGATTTTTGCTCCAAACTTTCCCAGATCCCGCATGATGCGCTGAAACTCCGATGTGGCTCCGGTAAAGTTTTCTATAAGAGGACGAAAATAGGACTGTTCATCGGGGTCGAGGCGATCACAAATAATGCGCAAACGAATTTTCAGGGGTTCAAAATCTTTTTCCATAGTCTTTTCATAGTAGCTCCACCGTGAGTTATTTTCAAGCCTTGAACCAAAAGTCCTCATGCTGCTGCCTTTAAGGAACGCGAAAAATCTCTGAGTTCTCGACTGTTCCGTCCGAGTCCTTACTTTTCGTCTCAATCCTTCCGATAATTTTTTTACAGATGCATCGTGGGGGAAGAACTGGAAAAACCCTTGCAAGGCTCTTCAATGAATACGAAACAGGTCGATGAGTGAGGGGTTTTTGCTGCTATACAATTAAACCACAAT
Proteins encoded:
- a CDS encoding ChaN family lipoprotein; translated protein: MNQTPVHLAIKITLGALFLFWLLSYTQSAKAEEYAVPHSGSPYRDVNQLEIDQILHIPTGIAVTKDQMIEAISGSRVIYIGETHDNLEAHRAQLEVLEQLTKKFPGKITVGMEMFRRSAQPDLDRWHRGDLPQPEFKKLFQANWGPGYALYQPLFDFARENSIPIIGLKSSRETEDRFRKRESNTDSENFPELDENDIYHKSFSMSIFGGHNDHAEALIKPYQMLLLWEETMARTVADFLQDEATRDSKLVVLAGGFHVQYGFGIPKRAFRRIPHAYSIILPTVTELPEELKDREMQVKHVSIPLYSADYAWRLEYKVLPDNKVKLGVQLKEKDSGVNVVHVGENSNAQQAGIQVGDVLLAINGKNLAGVDDLIGRLQTFNLGDRAVVRLKRGEEELEVDILLQGANP
- a CDS encoding ABC transporter ATP-binding protein, translating into MIKIENLVKKYQSVVAVDHLNLEVPKGQLFGFLGPNGAGKTTTIKLLMGLLKPSSGSITLGGVNIHEDPVKAKAMVGYIPDRPYIYEKLTGMEYLEFIADLYSIEKKIVRSRAMKFLEFFDLKDVAHELIEGYSHGMKQKLVISGALIHSPEIVVVDEPMVGLDPRGARQVKDLFRDLCQEGTTLFMSTHSLGIAEAMCHRVGIILKGKMLSDGSVEDLRKQAQQEHGDLEEIFLKLTGDNDMQSLIESLKEQ
- a CDS encoding acylphosphatase — translated: MDIDAVHIVVCGRVQGVCYRNSARVRALELKLVGWVRNCPDGTVEIHAQGDRKNLDKFIEWCGKGPPAADVTGLDAVPVARAGMETFLIR
- the rpsU gene encoding 30S ribosomal protein S21, with protein sequence MEVIVYQNQVEKALKVLKRQMTKEGLLKELKRRRFYEKPSVKKKRKQKEAKKKRKAALRRRRTFSM